The DNA sequence TGCTCCACTTTAGTTTTAGGTAGCAGTGTACCGATATATCGCATGCACTTTGTGAAAAAGTGTAACTTTGAGTCTGAACCTTTCTTAAGGCCTTTGTGGATTTTTGCCTACTGTCCAGGCCATAAATACAATTGTTTCATAGCTTAAGAGAGTTTACCAAGTAGATGGAAGTTTTTTCATACTGTATAATGATCTCGCTTTGCCATTCCCACCTTTTTGGTATTATCTTGTAAACAGAAGATGGTGGAGACGCAAGACAGACCTGTCGTCAATCTAGCTCTTGGGCCCTGATATGTTCTACAGGTTCTTTCAGTCCGTGCGAATCACCTGTTCATCGTGCAGCGGTTGGAACGACCTCGGAAGTAATGCCCCTGTATGGTTCAGTGTCCTTAGCTAAGACTCGTAGTTCTTCTTAAAGTCTTACAGGAATCCCTTTATCTACCTTTAGTAAAATCAGGAAAGGAAGATGAAGGTGACGAAATAACATCTACCCTCTTTTCTTCAACTCGAAGATTCTTAACGTacgataacaataaaaattaacaataaaaacagtATCGTGGCTGGGTAATTGCCGCATTTGCAGAATAGTGTGTTGCATCTCAGAGGTATTAAGAAATTTGCTGTTACACCACTTTCATTTGATGATAAGTTACTGCAAGAAGACCTCGTTTTATACTCtgcttttgttgaatttgtCCTATCTCACGTGACGGTATCCGGCATGCCTTTGGAATGAAAATTGCCCGTGCTGTGCCCAATCTTGTTCACACTCCACagaaaaaagttgaattgAGATGTTTAATCAGTTTATATTACTAAGTTTCGTTAATTTTCGTCATTATGTCGTAAGGCATACATCAATGTCACTTTTCCACCTTTTCAACTAAGTATCTCATGATGTGGAAGTTATCGAGGAATTCATCTTTCTTTGAGCATACTTCGGACTCAACATTCGTTACAAACGTTCAAACCTATCCACTCCGCCAACACCCTAGCAAAAAAATGTCCAACGCCggttcgatttcaattttgctCTGCTTGAACAGGTTCAAGCATTTAACATGCAAGGCGTTCAACGTAGTTACCGTTTTTCTTGCTGTGGAACTGCGCAACGACCCAGTTTTGAAAAGAACCTCCTCCCATTACGATCAAATATTTCCCTGAGGTAAGAATGGTCATTTCTGTAATAGCTACCTCGCCGTTATCAGTCAGACGATAATGTTCTGGTTTAAATGTAACTGGGCCAAGAAAAACCATTGTTTCCATCAAGGATTGCGCATGTTTTCTAGCCTGTTGTACCATTTTAGACGAAGATCCGAATTTGTTGAAATCAGTTGCCAAAAACACTCGGAAATGGAGCACGTTTTTCTGTTTGCAGATTGCTTTTACTCGCGACGTCAAGttcaataaacattttttgacCGTGGCTATGTCTTTTCCTGCTTTTAACATATGTTCGGAGCGTATATGCAGCGCAATAAATTCTGCACCAATAGCGTTTTTGATAAAATGTGCCGCTATACGGAGCAACTTCGAGCTCAGAAACAAGCTTACATTGCGGTAAGATAATTCACTTCTCACCATTGATGATAAATCAAACTTGGTTCGATAAGGACTTCTTGTGCTGGCCCCCCTCCATTCCCAAATTCCCACACACGGAAGTCCATCGAGGACTTCCTCTTCAAACTTTTCTACCGAGGTTAGAAAGGAAGCATCAACACAAATTTGGTGCACAATATCAAAGCCATAGTTTC is a window from the Acropora palmata chromosome 1, jaAcrPala1.3, whole genome shotgun sequence genome containing:
- the LOC141885348 gene encoding uncharacterized protein LOC141885348: MALLSARSLNSFLQVFGILVFVTTIVCIYFVYISDITIPKHFIVRDTSTSIHENGQRRKILLAFYYWEQFTMATNNFLQLTALAAYGGRQVVVPFVKNSHFSGVNIMNGYEPLDRYYNVTELSNLLRLHGYATLIDWEQFKNVCKGKLDILVHFDYEGNKKHWNTSFAAPYSPCKHRNHRNGSLKKRNYGFDIVHQICVDASFLTSVEKFEEEVLDGLPCVGIWEWRGASTRSPYRTKFDLSSMVRSELSYRNVSLFLSSKLLRIAAHFIKNAIGAEFIALHIRSEHMLKAGKDIATVKKCLLNLTSRVKAICKQKNVLHFRVFLATDFNKFGSSSKMVQQARKHAQSLMETMVFLGPVTFKPEHYRLTDNGEVAITEMTILTSGKYLIVMGGGSFQNWVVAQFHSKKNGNYVERLAC